One genomic region from Calypte anna isolate BGI_N300 chromosome 8, bCalAnn1_v1.p, whole genome shotgun sequence encodes:
- the ANGPTL3 gene encoding angiopoietin-related protein 3 isoform X1, producing the protein MKVFLGFLFIAPLALPAGAEKEYSSFDSAASPETKSRFAMLDDVRILANGLLQLGHGLKDFVHKTKGQMNDIFQKLYIFDRSFYELSQQTSEIKEEEEQLRQTTARLQIHNEEIKNLSQEMNSKIEDLIQNKIQLQEKVWGLEDKVTKLAIIQPSTQDTKEISSLKAFVEQQDNDIKQLLKIVEDQHVQLDKQHNQIMELEDKLNHIELQELAENSFTEEHTEPEGTPFPAHNATAVTPNADGATPDCTALYNSGVHSSGVYTIKPKGSEAFNVYCEMKFGTSWTVIQKRVDGSLDFNQTWDAYTNGFGDLNEEFWLGLNKIYSMTKQGDYIFRIELQDWKDSRRYVEYSFSLGGPETNYTLQLTRVSGSIPNALPEQTELRFSTKDHDMDIANDFNCPENYLGGWWHSECEETNLNGKYVTPRSRGRLERRKGLYWKPKKGRYYLLKSTKIMIHPTDLKFSLNAQPGAF; encoded by the exons ATGAAAGTCTTTCTAGGCTTTCTATTCATTGCCCCACTTGctctcccagctggagctgagaaGGAATATTCCTCCTTTGATTCTGCTGCATCTCCTGAGACAAAATCAAGATTTGCCATGTTGGATGATGTACGAATCTTGGCCAATGGACTCCTCCAGCTTGGGCATGGTCTTAAAGATTTTGTCCACAAGACGAAGGGGCAGATGAATGACATCTTTCAGAAACTTTACATTTTTGATAGGTCCTTTTATGAGCTCTCACAGCAAACGAGTGAAatcaaagaagaagaagaacagCTCCGACAGACTACAGCCAGGCTGCAAATCCACAACGAAGAGATAAAAAACCTCTCACAGGAGATGAATTCGAAGATTGAAGACCtcatacaaaacaaaatccagctGCAAGAGAAAGTATGGGGACTGGAAGACAAAGTCACCAAACTGGCCATTATCCAGCCCTCAACGCAAGAcacaaaagaaatttcttcactcAAA GCTTTTGTGGAGCAGCAGGACAATGACATCAAGCAACTTCTCAAAATTGTAGAGGACCAGCACGTGCAACTGGACAAACAGCACAATCAAATAATGGAGCTGGAGGACAAG CTAAACCACATTGAGCTCCAGGAACTGGCAGAGAACTCTTTCACAGAGGAGCACACAGAACCAGAGGGCACCCCCTTTCCTGCACACAACGCCACCGCTGTGACGCCCAACGCTGATG GTGCCACCCCTGACTGCACTGCTCTCTACAACAGTGGTGTGCACTCCAGTGGTGTTTACACTATTAAGCCCAAGGGCTCAGAAGCTTTCAATGTCTACTGTGAAATGAAATTTG GCACTTCCTGGACTGTAATCCAGAAGAGAGTGGATGGATCACTAGATTTCAACCAAACCTGGGATGCCTACACAAATGGTTTTGGTGACCTCAATG AGGAATTCTGGCTGGGCCTGAACAAGATCTATTCCATGACTAAACAAGGGGACTACATCTTCAGGATTGAGCTGCAGGACTGGAAGGACAGCAGACGTTATGTGGAGTATTCCTTCAGCTTGGGAGGCCCTGAAACAAACTACACTCTCCAGCTTACAAGGGTCTCTGGGAGCATCCCCAAtgccctgccagagcagacaGAACTGAGGTTCTCAACTAAAGACCACGACATGGACATAGCCAATGACTTCAACTGCCCAGAAAACTACCTAG GAGGCTGGTGGCACAGTGAATGTGAGGAAACCAATCTGAATGGGAAATACGTCACCCCGAGGTCAAGAGGAAGactggagagaaggaaaggttTATACTGGAAGCCTAAGAAAGGAAGATACTACTTGCTCAAGTCAACCAAAATCATGATACACCCAACAGATTTAAAGTTTTCACTGAATGCTCAGCCTGGTGCATTTTAA
- the ANGPTL3 gene encoding angiopoietin-related protein 3 isoform X2, whose product MKVFLGFLFIAPLALPAGAEKEYSSFDSAASPETKSRFAMLDDVRILANGLLQLGHGLKDFVHKTKGQMNDIFQKLYIFDRSFYELSQQTSEIKEEEEQLRQTTARLQIHNEEIKNLSQEMNSKIEDLIQNKIQLQEKVWGLEDKVTKLAIIQPSTQDTKEISSLKAFVEQQDNDIKQLLKIVEDQHVQLDKQHNQIMELEDKLNHIELQELAENSFTEEHTEPEGTPFPAHNATAVTPNADGTSWTVIQKRVDGSLDFNQTWDAYTNGFGDLNEEFWLGLNKIYSMTKQGDYIFRIELQDWKDSRRYVEYSFSLGGPETNYTLQLTRVSGSIPNALPEQTELRFSTKDHDMDIANDFNCPENYLGGWWHSECEETNLNGKYVTPRSRGRLERRKGLYWKPKKGRYYLLKSTKIMIHPTDLKFSLNAQPGAF is encoded by the exons ATGAAAGTCTTTCTAGGCTTTCTATTCATTGCCCCACTTGctctcccagctggagctgagaaGGAATATTCCTCCTTTGATTCTGCTGCATCTCCTGAGACAAAATCAAGATTTGCCATGTTGGATGATGTACGAATCTTGGCCAATGGACTCCTCCAGCTTGGGCATGGTCTTAAAGATTTTGTCCACAAGACGAAGGGGCAGATGAATGACATCTTTCAGAAACTTTACATTTTTGATAGGTCCTTTTATGAGCTCTCACAGCAAACGAGTGAAatcaaagaagaagaagaacagCTCCGACAGACTACAGCCAGGCTGCAAATCCACAACGAAGAGATAAAAAACCTCTCACAGGAGATGAATTCGAAGATTGAAGACCtcatacaaaacaaaatccagctGCAAGAGAAAGTATGGGGACTGGAAGACAAAGTCACCAAACTGGCCATTATCCAGCCCTCAACGCAAGAcacaaaagaaatttcttcactcAAA GCTTTTGTGGAGCAGCAGGACAATGACATCAAGCAACTTCTCAAAATTGTAGAGGACCAGCACGTGCAACTGGACAAACAGCACAATCAAATAATGGAGCTGGAGGACAAG CTAAACCACATTGAGCTCCAGGAACTGGCAGAGAACTCTTTCACAGAGGAGCACACAGAACCAGAGGGCACCCCCTTTCCTGCACACAACGCCACCGCTGTGACGCCCAACGCTGATG GCACTTCCTGGACTGTAATCCAGAAGAGAGTGGATGGATCACTAGATTTCAACCAAACCTGGGATGCCTACACAAATGGTTTTGGTGACCTCAATG AGGAATTCTGGCTGGGCCTGAACAAGATCTATTCCATGACTAAACAAGGGGACTACATCTTCAGGATTGAGCTGCAGGACTGGAAGGACAGCAGACGTTATGTGGAGTATTCCTTCAGCTTGGGAGGCCCTGAAACAAACTACACTCTCCAGCTTACAAGGGTCTCTGGGAGCATCCCCAAtgccctgccagagcagacaGAACTGAGGTTCTCAACTAAAGACCACGACATGGACATAGCCAATGACTTCAACTGCCCAGAAAACTACCTAG GAGGCTGGTGGCACAGTGAATGTGAGGAAACCAATCTGAATGGGAAATACGTCACCCCGAGGTCAAGAGGAAGactggagagaaggaaaggttTATACTGGAAGCCTAAGAAAGGAAGATACTACTTGCTCAAGTCAACCAAAATCATGATACACCCAACAGATTTAAAGTTTTCACTGAATGCTCAGCCTGGTGCATTTTAA